The Anabaena sp. PCC 7108 region ATCAGGATTGGCTTGTGCAAAGCTATTAACTCGGCGACCAATTTCAGGAAATAGATAACCGGCTTTTAGCTTCAGGTAGTTGTCGTTAATGGTTGCCATATTAGATATTGAAAAAAATGCACTTTTATCAGCTTATATCATGTTCACTTAATTACTTATCAAAAAAACTTAAACCATCAGTCTTAATTGTAAGTTTTTAGGACTTACGCAAGACTAACGGAAAAAACGAACCGCGAAGACGCGAAGAGCGCGAAGGTAAGAGGTTTAACAGGTTTTTTGGGTTAGTTGCGTATATTTTTGCAAAATTGGGATGCTCCCAAAAAAAAGAGGGTTTGAGAGATATTTTGCGTAAGTCCTGGTTTTTAACCGCACACGATATTAAACCTTGCCAACAACTACCTCTTCGGAATATGTTTAATTTTGAATTGGTATTAATTAGACATCCCCAGCAAAGGGAAAAGCAAAATCTGAAAATAGGCTATAACTATTATTATCGCCGCTAGTTTCTTGATCCAGAACTTCGATAACTTTGTTATATATATCTTCTGCTTGTTGGGGAGAATCGCCAATACTAGTTAATCCCAACTTGCCAAATTGGGAAAGGCAACCCATAAGATGAAATACTGTACCTATTTCGGTTCCGCTATCAAAATGTAATCTGTGATGGGCGATAATATCCATTAAATCGTTAGGTAGTAATCCTCGATAGCTATCTTTTTGTAAATTGTCTGTGGCAATATAATATTTAGCTCGTCCTTGCTGGCTATAAAATAAGCCACTGGATAAATCATAGTTGCCATTAGTTAATAATTTCAAAGTCATAAAAGGGTGAGTAGTTCCACCTTTGCGGAGGTTAATTTCAATTGCTTGAATATCCCACTTACCATTACCTTGATCAACTGTGACAAAATCAAGACCAAATCTTTCTAATGTGCCTTTTTGTGCCAGTTGTTTGCCGACTTTTAAGCCTAATTCTTGCAATTTTATTCGATAGCTGGCATCTGCGGGAAAGCGACAACCTAAATAAATTTGTCCGTCTGGTCCGCCGAGAATTTGGTCATGGGTGGAGAGGATTTCTACTTCTCCAGCGGGTGTAATGCGTCCTTGTACACTGGGAGAACGCTTAATTTCTCCTTCTACAAATGCTTCAACTATTGCACCTAATTCTGGGATACGTTGAGAGAAATTTGCCCAGGTTTCTTTTAGGGCTTGGAAGCGCATAGTTGAAAAGCGATGGCTAATTGCTGTTACTCTTTCACCATGAGAACCTTGACCGGGTGCAACATCTATCAATGGACGGAGATCCAATAGTGCATTTCCCTCCCCAGAAATGCCCTCATTTAGCTTAACTACCATCCGTTTTAATGTTGGTTGACGTTCCCATAAATTAGCCGCTGCTACAGCTAAATCTGAGGAATTTCTAATTAGTTCGCTACCATCTGGATGAAGTACATTACTTTGGGCAAAAATTTGCCGACTACCACTTTTTGTCCCCCAAATCTGTAAATCTGGTGCAGCCGCATAAAGGGGTACACCTAATTGCAATGATAATTCTGCTTCCCAAAAGGTGGAATTATAACAAGTCATAAAAGCTTTATCTAACCGTAAAGCTTTGCGAATTCGTTCTATTAAACGAGGACGTTCTAAAATCTTTTGACTGAGAGGTTTAAGGGAAGAATCATATGTAGAAAGTAGTAATAAACGATTCCGAGCATGGGAAAATGGGATGCCTGGCAGCATTTGTAGATAGTAATCAATAATACTTGGATGTAAGGGAGTAGAGGTAATATAAATTAAACGGGTGCAGGGATTTCGTAAGCGGATTAAAGAAAACAGTAATCTTTCTTCATAATGTTCA contains the following coding sequences:
- a CDS encoding peptide ligase PGM1-related protein, which produces MVKINISELEQIDKFRNLQLTLRDRWKTSELFDNSEADILIIPSLSIDQRELQKVEGCEHYEERLLFSLIRLRNPCTRLIYITSTPLHPSIIDYYLQMLPGIPFSHARNRLLLLSTYDSSLKPLSQKILERPRLIERIRKALRLDKAFMTCYNSTFWEAELSLQLGVPLYAAAPDLQIWGTKSGSRQIFAQSNVLHPDGSELIRNSSDLAVAAANLWERQPTLKRMVVKLNEGISGEGNALLDLRPLIDVAPGQGSHGERVTAISHRFSTMRFQALKETWANFSQRIPELGAIVEAFVEGEIKRSPSVQGRITPAGEVEILSTHDQILGGPDGQIYLGCRFPADASYRIKLQELGLKVGKQLAQKGTLERFGLDFVTVDQGNGKWDIQAIEINLRKGGTTHPFMTLKLLTNGNYDLSSGLFYSQQGRAKYYIATDNLQKDSYRGLLPNDLMDIIAHHRLHFDSGTEIGTVFHLMGCLSQFGKLGLTSIGDSPQQAEDIYNKVIEVLDQETSGDNNSYSLFSDFAFPFAGDV